The sequence below is a genomic window from Blastopirellula retiformator.
AGGCGCGGAAAGAAACGCAGGTCGTCAGCCGCTTGCAGTTCGCCCCGTCGTGGGAAGCGTCGCCGCTTTCGCTGCAGGCGGCGCAGTTGGCGGTTCAAGCGGGCGGGCTGATGCGAGAATCGTATTTCGTCCGACAACGGGGGGGAGACGCCAGCGAATTGTCGGCGATGCTCCGCCGTACCAATCGCCAACTTGTCCGTCACGGCGAGTTCGCCTACCTGGAACAATTGATACGAGCGGCCGAACGCCGTCGCACGAACGGATTTTAGATGCAGGATGCAGTTGAATGATCCAGATTAGACGTATAAGTTAAAAACAGCCGCCAAACAGGCCTGTTTGCGGCGACCTTTTCACCAGAAATCACCGCTTTTCGCCAGATCCTGGTAAACTAGACTAGCCACGCGATCGAGTTGCTTCCTCCTCTCTACTCGATTCGCTTTCGCACTTCGCGACCAGCAAGGACTCTATCAATGCCTCTGTGGGTACAACGTTTCAGCTTGACGTTCGCGCTAGCCCTGATGCTTTCGGCTCCCCTCGCGGCCGAGGAGCCGCGGGAAGCGTTCTTAGAAGGCCTGATCCAACAAGGCTATTACGATCCGGCGATGTGGTACATCGATCAGTTGGAGAAGTCTCCCAAGACGCCCGCGGCGATGAAGGCGACGCTGCCGTACCGCAAAGCGACCGCTCAGCTAGAAGTCTCGCGCACGCAGCGGAACCCAGCCGCTCGCAAAGAGCTGCTCGACCAAGCCGACGCCAACCTCGCCGCCTTTGTGAAGGCGCAGCCGAAACATGACAAGACGATCGACGCCCGCATGCAGCGCGGCGCCATCATGCTGGAGCGAGCCAAGCTAGAAGAACTGCTGGCCGACCGGGAGAAAGACGACGCCGCCAAAAAGAACTACCTGGCCGAAGCGGCCAAGCAATACGATGCGGCCCGCGGCGTCTATCAAGCGACCGTTGGTCAGATCCAGGAAGTGCTGAAGGGGATTCCTTCGACGCTCGATCCGCAAGAAGACGCCTCGAAGATCGAACTTCGCGACGAACTTCGGGGCGCCTACGTTCGCGCCAACCTGCTGGCGGCGACCTCGCTGTACGAGAAGGCGAAGATCACGCCCGACGACAAGAAAAAGAAAGAGCTGCTGACCAAGTCGGCCAAAGAGTTCGACACGATCTTCGGCAAGTATCGCAAGTTCCTCTCCGGTCTCTACGCGCGACTTTACCAGGCCGAAGCCGAACTGGCCCTGGGGGACGCGAAAAAAGCGACCACCACCATTCAAAACGACCTGATGATCCTCGGCGATCAGCCGCAAGAATTTCGAGTCTTGAAGCTGAAGTCGGTCAAGCTGTTGGCCAAGGCTTGGGCGAGCGAAGACCCGCCAAAGTACGAACAGATCGCCAAGGTCTGCGGCGGCTGGTTGGATGAGCAACAGCTGCGGGTCAGCGAAGACCGTGATCCGGAATGGATCGAACTGAAGATCCAACTCGCCAAGACCTACCAAGGCCTGGCGCCGAAGCTGGAGAAGAAGGAAGACAAGACCGAAGCGCTGAAGCGGGCGGTCAAGCTAGCGGTCGACGCCTCGAAATACCCCAGCCCGTTCCAGAAAGACGCTCTAGCGCTGCGAACCGAACTGCAAGGCGCCGACGCTGTGATTGCTGCGACCGACAAGACGCCGGAAACGTTCCAGGAAGCGAACGAAGCGGGCCGGGCCGCGATGCAGGAGATCCAGTCGCAAACCTTCGTCATCAACAAATTGAAGCAACAATTGGCCGCCGCCAAGACGCCGGCCGAAAAGGAAGACCTCACCGGGCAGATCAAGTCGGCCCAAGAGGGACTCGACAAGTCGTTCGCCAACGCCGAGAAGTTCCTGAAAATGGCGCTCGGCAAAGCGGACGTCGACGTCTCCAACGACGACTTGAATGTGATTCGCTATAGCCTGGCCTTCCTCGACTTCCAGAAGAAGGATTACTTTCCGACGATGGTGCAGGCCTCGTTCGTCGCTCGTCGTTATCCGACCAGCGCCAGCGCCAAAGCATGTGCGAAGTTGGCCTTGGCCTCGTCGCTGTTGATCTACCAAGATTCGCCGGCCGAGAAAAAGGACTTTGAAGTCGCTCAGGTCAAGCGAATCGTCAACTTCATGGCGACCCAATGGGCTGGCGAACAAGAATCGAACGAAGCGCTCGCCACCTTGGTCGGCTTTGAAGTCGCCCAAGGCCAGATCGCCGAGGCCCAGGAAACGCTGGCCAAGATCCCCGCCGACTCGGCCGCTCGATCCGATGCGGAACTAAAGCTCGGCCAATCGATCTGGGTCAACTATCTCCGCGGCCTCAGCGCCCAGCGTCAAGCGGCCGCCGATGGCGATCCGTCCGCCGCGCCGACCGACGCGCAGCTAAACGCCATGAAGGAGAAAGCGCTCGAAGTCTTGTCGGCAGGCGTCGATAAGTACGACGGCAAAGAGCCCGACTACAGCTACGTGATCGCGGCCCTGTCGCTGGCGCAGATCTACACCGACATCGGCGAACCGGAAAAAGCGTTCCCGCTGTTTGAGAAAGACAACGTCGGTCTCTTGAAAATGGTCGAAGCGAACTCCGACGCCGTTTCGCGGCAAGGCTTGCCGGCGATGATCTACAAAGCGGCGGTTCGCGCCTACATTTCGGCGTTGCCGAACGTCAAAGGTCAAACCGAAACCGACGCCTTGATGGTCAAAGCGGAAGAAGCGATGACGCAGCTTAAAACGCTGGTCGGCGACGACGCCGCCGGGCAGAAGCAGTTGATCGCCGTCTACATTTCGCTGGCCAAAGACCTGCAAACGCAACTCGAAAACGCCCCGCCGACGCAAAAAGCGGCCCTTTCGGCCGGCTTCGAGGCGTTCCTCAATCGCGTCGGCGAGTCGACCAACGACCCACTGGTGCTCAACTGGGTGGGCGAAACGTTCTACGGCCTGGGCGCCAGTTTGAAATCGGACCCGGTCGCCTCCGGCGACGCCAGCCAGTTCTTCAACAAGGCGCTGACCGTTTACGAGCGCGTCATCAACGAAGGGAGCGCAACCAACCCGCAGCTGCTGCTGCAGGTCAAGGTTCGCGTGGCGGCCGCTCGCGCCGGACTGGGCGAATACGAACCAGCGATGGAATCGTACGTCGACGTGCTGAAAGAGAACCCGATGATGGTCAACGTTCAGGTCGATGCGGCCAAGATGCTGTACGACTGGGGCGTCGCCAAGGATGAAGCCCTCAAGTTTGGCGAAGCGATCCAAGGCGCCTACAAGAACGACAAAAACCAGAATACGGTCTGGGGCTGGGGTCGCATTCAGTCGCTACTGGCGCGCTACGCGTCGAAAGACTCGAAGCAACCCGCCTATCGCGAAATCTTCTTTGAGGCCCGCTACAACATGGCCTTGGCCCGCTATCAGTACGCCGCGCGGCAGTCGTCGGAAAACGACAAGCAGAAGTATTTCGCGATGGCCGAGAAAGACATTCGCAACACCGAGTTCGCTTATCCCGATCTGGGCGGCGAACAGTGGCGAGGCCGCTTTGACGCGCTGCTGAAGAAAATTCAAACCGCGATGCACAAGTCGCCTGTTGGCCTTTCCAAGCGGGAAGCCGCCGGGTCGTAAACCTTCTCCCCACAACCTAATCACGATCGAGCCCTTATTTCGGCTCAAAAATATCTGGAGCGCTACCATGCGAAACACCCTTCGACTGCTGTCTCTCACGCTGATCGCAGCGCTGACTGGACTCGCCTCCGCCGACCAGGTGCGGACCGAGTCGGGCGGCCAGACCGGCAACATCGTCAACAGCACCAAAGACGCGCTGATCCTCAACAAGTCAGGCTCGCCGGTCGAGATTCCGATCGAAGAGATCGTGACCGTCTCGTTCGATGACGAGCCGTTCGCTTTGAAGCAGGCCCGTCAGGAAGCGGCCAATGGCCAATTGCAAGATGCCCTCGATCGCTTGAAGAAGCTCGATCCGACCGGCACCGACCTGATCAAGCAGGAATTCGAATACCTGAAGGCCTACTGCACCGCCCGTTTGGCCTTGGCCGGCTCGGCCGACGCCAACGAAGCGACCAACCTGCTGTTCAAGTTCGCCCAAAGCGCTCCCAACAGCTGGCACTTCTACGAAGCGGCCGAACTGCTGGGCGACCTAGCGGTTTCGCAGCAACAATATGACCGGGCGACGCAGTTTTACGGCAGTATCGCCAACGCCAAGGCGGCCGACTTCAAGGCTCGCGCCCGCGTCTTGGCGGCTCGGGCCTTGATCGCCCAAGACAAATACGCGGAAGCGCAAAAGATGTACGACGACGTGCTGGGGCTGCAATCGCCTTCCCCCGGCGTGGCGCGGCAGAAGGACTTCGCCACGGTCGGCAAAGCGATTTGCGTCGCCGAACTCGGCAAGCCGGCCGATGGCGTGAAGATGATCCAGCCGGTCATCGAGCGGGCCAACCCGAAAGACATCGACCTCTTCTCGGCCGCTTACAACGCTCTAGGTCGCTGCTACCTGAAGTCGAACCAGCCGAAGGACGCGCTGCTGGCCTATCTGCACACCGACATTCTGTTCTACGGCAACCCCGAGGCGCACGCCGAGGCGCTCTACTACATGAGCAAGCTGTGGAAAGAGGTCAACGACCCGGACAAAGGGGTCGCCGC
It includes:
- a CDS encoding tetratricopeptide repeat protein, translated to MRNTLRLLSLTLIAALTGLASADQVRTESGGQTGNIVNSTKDALILNKSGSPVEIPIEEIVTVSFDDEPFALKQARQEAANGQLQDALDRLKKLDPTGTDLIKQEFEYLKAYCTARLALAGSADANEATNLLFKFAQSAPNSWHFYEAAELLGDLAVSQQQYDRATQFYGSIANAKAADFKARARVLAARALIAQDKYAEAQKMYDDVLGLQSPSPGVARQKDFATVGKAICVAELGKPADGVKMIQPVIERANPKDIDLFSAAYNALGRCYLKSNQPKDALLAYLHTDILFYGNPEAHAEALYYMSKLWKEVNDPDKGVAAYDLLRSRYSGSRWASMN